atcacacttgcatttctgcactcgttttgtaaaaataataataaatagttaaagtcgataaatagtaaaataagatagagaataagGTGGAGAAGAGTCatctttacattattctctctcttactttaccgtttttccactttaactatttattatcacttttacaaaacgagtgcagaaatgcaagtgtgactcttaatcggggacggagggagtacaaagcAAGCGAAAGAATATAGAATTTTAGGATCCAAAAACACAATCACGAGCTATTATCCAATTGATATCCTTGAATTATGGTCTCTAGAGTTATTATGTCGATCACCATAATAGATCAAACCCCCTCCCGATGTGAGAAATCCGTAGATTAGGTGTTAGAactgaagtccccttctaatcctTAGCCAATCACTCCCAAAAGAGTTAAAAAGATTAAAGACCCAcacaaaacctcaactctcccgagttctaTTGAATTAAGGTGGAAATTATCCCTTTTCCATGTCaatttatttcatctcccgagTACTTTAATTAACTCTAACATGTATTCAAGAGGTAactaatcaattaaatatagaagacacaagaataaatcaaataactacatAACTACAAAGCCTAACAtggaaaatcaattgaatatctCACCAAAaattccacaaaagatgttctCATAGACTAGtaaaaacaacaattaaagtacgagacatgaaagaaattgataaaacccaaggttgaatcttcaatcttcagtcTTCTCTTTCCTGGATTTGCAGAGCTCCGATCTGATGGAAGATGGATGAATTGTGTGTGGAATATGGGATGGAAGAAGGTGTAGAGATGGAAAGGGATTGGAGGCTCTGCGATGAATATTACCAATTAggttatgagatatttataggCTATAAAAATGTTTAGTCTTGATATTTTTGGTGCCCTAcaagaaatggaaaatatgGTATTTTGTTTCCTTCCTTGAATTTCCGTCTAATTTCCGCCAGCTTTGACTGCAGTGCGCAATGTTTGTATTTTgaccataactttctccacataATTTCGATTGAGAGAATAGTATGCATTAATCACTGATTGAACTTCAAAACCTCTAGCAAAATAGGCTTGAACAGAGgctgctgcaccttggcctttttgcacctttttaggttttttttctatcatttctTAACATACACGTCAAAACACCAATATAtagaacatatgcaatttaataacctaatttgtatgatttttatttaaaacgagtcaaatctagtccttaaaaacatgtaaaattcgTATTTGTCAGTAGTCATCAATGTTCACCCCCTCTACTTCAAATGGACTCGACCACACAATATTTGGGTCGACTTCCCAAGGTGCTCTACTCCGAACCAGTGGATTAGATAAATATGTCAATCTCATGTCACTGTCTATAGTGGTTTAAAATAGACTGAAACCATTATATAAGTCTCGTGGATCACtctttttattacaaaatttttagAATGAAATCATATTAAGTTCTATCATGGTATCGGAGCGGATCATTGGATGTggattaaattttactaacCACACATTATAtctgaatttttaatttgatagaaGGTTGGtccaattatataaaaaaaaaaaaaaaaacaacctcTCTAAGGTTCACCTTCTTTTATCACCAATTAATTTTAGAGCATcctcatccgtgctcttatctaagagcacggaagtgggccggacccacttttactccttgtccttaggcaagagcacaacacccaagTCGTGCttttagctaaggacaagctcaaagGTCCcatcattctattattcaatttaaatactccaattactaaaaacatttctacattataaaaatacattaaaaaataaaaattacataattaaaatcctaaaaaataaaaatacataattaaaatcctagaaaataaaaaaatacataattaaaatcctacaaattaaaaattacataattgaaGACTAAAAAATACCTCCGTGGGTTTTAGGAGGGGCCGAAAATTGCGTTTCCGGACTAGAGAATGGCTCAGAGCCGAACCAttcgtggttccaaccgcggGAGTCGGAGGGGTAatcgccggagccggacattgtgtagtgtggtgagaatttagatgagagaatatgagaaaattgatgagaaaatagaTGAGAGAATTTAGATGATAGAAGATGAGAATTGTGTAGTGTTATGagaatttttttgtgttgaattgggggtatttatagatgaaaatgtgaattctgggggaaaaaaattgaaaattaaattaaaaatgtgtataaaacggaaataatttattgggaagtgggaaaatattttttttatttaaaactattttttaaaatttatttcgcatttaaaaaaaagaaaaattgaatttgccAACGGCATAATCAGAAGCTGCCACGTAAgggtgctcagcggcacgaacatgctcttatttaagagcagcgccgtgccgctggcacggacatACGACATGCATTGGCGGACGGCGGATGTCCCCACCGCTGGCATGGACGGACGGACacccgctgcggatgctcttaggatAGAATCACCGCGTCAGAGGCTCACGAAGTCACGAGCCTTATTTGGCTGTTGACAGCTCGCTAGCCTTATTTGGGTGTTGACCATTAGCAAGCCTGTATTTTCTcgatttttgttaatttccttataaattattgtattgATTTAAAAACACACACTATTGGGTGATGGCTAcgcacaaaaaaaaaggaatatatctactcaaaagtcaaaatgaATGGAGTAGAAATGATATACGAATAAAGATTAttatcatcattattattagtgattaaattttctaaaaatacaaaattttaattaatcattattcTGCGCAATCTCATTGTGAAGGGGATCAGCTATATATCTTACCAAACTCAGATTCCAGAAAAAACTTCAGCTagattagtagtactaatatattttgcCACTTCTTGTTAAAGTAATGTAAAAGGAATATGTATATGCGcagagataataaaataggtTGAACGTGTTGGATGGTAATGGACTGACATTCGTTCATTATCGGCAGTTAAAGCATGCAAAATTTCCACTTCTggaaacaaaaactaaaacaaatactacagTATAATGTTTCCACACGTTTGTTAGACCAGACCATTAATAAACCTTAAAAACATCTATTTAGACATTTTTAGCCCACATTTGTTTGTTGGATCTATAGACCAGACCACTtttagtgtgtgtgttgtgtgaaCTCCAATTGCAGTTTTATTCAGTCTACTGTACAATCATTGACCAATAATATTGCACAAGTGCACAACTTTAACTTAATTCATAAACTAATTGAGACACAGTACTTagatttccattttgggttgACACAATCAAATAGCTGGTGATTGACTGGTAATGTTATGTCCACAGCAGGTGTATTCTCcacttcaatattatcattgGTCCACTTGTGTtcatttatgaatttgaatcaATTCTCATTACAACTTGTGCTCTGCACttttttgttccatttttttatttttacctaAAATGAGAGACcattgaagaaagaaaattcgATTCTACTACCAATTTCAGTATAATGGGGTCCTCATCATAGTCTTCAACTTCAATTCCTTGAACTTTTTTCGACTTATTCTAAAGCTCAATCGACataaaatatggtaaaaataatatgtatatGATGTGTGAATTTGGAATGATATATTATATAGGTGGAGAAGGAAATTTCGTGtgtaaacaaaatttaaaacacgaaatttcaaaactagaaaaataactaaattaatgtTGTCAATTTTTGAGACTTGCTCCTATCACCTATGGTTGTTGACTGCGGACCACACGGTGCAGACGATGTGGAGTCGCTGTCCATAGGCCAAAGATACTTCTTGGCTGTAGCCACGGTCACACCATTCTCATTTCGTTTTCGCCCATGGACTCGTTTTGAGCTGTACTTCAACCTTACGAAGTCGATGCTGACCACATTCATCTGTAATTTAGTTGTAACTTGTACCATACAAATTTCAAGAGATAACAAAAAGTAAGCTAGAAACTTTGGATTAACTATGCGAAAACtactaaaaattgaattacgGCGAAAGCATTTGGATATAAATGGTGCGACACTTTCGGTGAatgaagatgaaattgaataaatcCTTAGTTTCTTTTTGTCAGCATGGATCAAATCCACGACTGCTTGGGCCCAATATAAGCCATTCCGATTGTTTCGGCCGACCTCAAAAACAACATGTATTTCACACTTTCAATTGTCTTTTTCTATCTTTCCATAAACTaagtcacactttattttagtatataCTATTAATGTTCACACCTATTCTTTTAAGTCTCCTTAAACAGCAGTTAGCCGTTAATCTCATTTCATTAGTGGAAGGTTATAGTCTTCTAGAAGATTCCAAGTGGCTAGTTGTGAAAGATTCAATATAATTGTGGGTACATGAACAAATACAAGGTGATAAAGTCGGGTCAAGAAAAGTAGAAATCCAAATTTACGACTGTAGAATCTAAGTggtattaaaaaaacatgGCCGCACCCGCACACGCACACATAGTAGTTTGAGTTTCGCCGGTCGCAAAACGACAGGCACAATAGCCGTTCATGCTCCCTATATATACCTCATTTCCTCTCCCTTGTGAATTCCCCTCcaaccctctctctctttctctctctctgtttgCCCAAAATGTGCCAACAAACCACCAACATGAAATGCAACTCCCCATCAAAATCACCCCAAGAACCCGACATCTTGACCAAGTTGATCCCCAAACCCCAGCAAGAGCCAACCGCGGAGAAGGCCGTTAGAGAGGCCTTCTCCCTCGGCCGCATCGCCTTCCCCATGATCCTCACGGGCCTCCTCCTCTACTCCCGCTCCATGATCTCAATGCTCTTCTTAGGCCGCCTTGGCGACCTCGCCCTCGCTGGCGGCTCCCTCGCAGTAGGCTTCGCCAACATCACCGGCTACTCAATCCTTTCCGGCCTCGCTGTTGGCATGGAGCCCATCTGCGGCCAGGCCTTCGGCGCCAAGAAATACACCCTCCTCGGCCTCGCCCTCCAGCGCACcgtcctcctcctcctcctcgcctCCCTCCCCATTTCCCTCCTCTGGCTCAACATGGACCGCATCCTCCTCCTCTGCGGCCAAGACCCATCCATCGCGGCCCAGGCCCAGACCTACCTCCTCTACTCCATACCCGATTTATTCGCGCAGTCGCTCCTCCACCCTCTCCGGATTTATCTACGGAGCCAGTCAATCACCATGCCATTAACCTTATGCGCCGCGGCCTCCGTCCTCCTCCACGTCCCCATCAATTACCTCTTAGTAACCAAGCTCAGCCTTGGCATCCAAGGCGTAGCGCTAGGCTCCATCTGGACTAACTTCAACGTTGTCGTTTCGCTCgtgatatatttaatcatcTCCAAGAGGTGCACAGAGACGTGGGGCGGCTTCACCAGGGAATGCCTCACCGGATGGAAATCCCTCCTCAACTTAGCCATTCCGAGCTGCATTTCCGTCTGCTTGGAATGGTGGTGGTACGAGATCATGATCCTCCTCTGCGGCCTTCTCCTCAACCCCAAAGCGACCGTCGCATCAATGGGAATTCTCATCCAAACCACTTCATTGATCTACATATTCCCTTCCTCCCTCAGCTTCAGCGTCTCGACGAGAGTCGGGAACGAGGTAGGGGCCCGGAGGCCGGGCCGGGCCAAATTCGCGGCTCTCACCGGGCTCTCCCTTAGCTTCTTAATGGGATTCTCGGCCCTCTTCTTTGCGGTGGCGGTGAGGAAGGTGTGGGCTCGTATGTTCACGGACGACGAGGAGATCATCGCGCTGACGTCGCTGGTCCTCCCGATAATCGGGCTGTGTGAGCTGGGGAACTGCCCGCAGACGACGGGGTGCGGGGTGCTGAGGGGCACGGCCCGGCCCAAGGTGGGGGCGAATATCAACTTGGGATGCTTCTATCTGGTGGGGATGCCGGTGGCGGTAGGATTGGCTTT
The nucleotide sequence above comes from Salvia hispanica cultivar TCC Black 2014 chromosome 5, UniMelb_Shisp_WGS_1.0, whole genome shotgun sequence. Encoded proteins:
- the LOC125186910 gene encoding protein DETOXIFICATION 49-like, with amino-acid sequence MCQQTTNMKCNSPSKSPQEPDILTKLIPKPQQEPTAEKAVREAFSLGRIAFPMILTGLLLYSRSMISMLFLGRLGDLALAGGSLAVGFANITGYSILSGLAVGMEPICGQAFGAKKYTLLGLALQRTVLLLLLASLPISLLWLNMDRILLLCGQDPSIAAQAQTYLLYSIPDLFAQSLLHPLRIYLRSQSITMPLTLCAAASVLLHVPINYLLVTKLSLGIQGVALGSIWTNFNVVVSLVIYLIISKRCTETWGGFTRECLTGWKSLLNLAIPSCISVCLEWWWYEIMILLCGLLLNPKATVASMGILIQTTSLIYIFPSSLSFSVSTRVGNEVGARRPGRAKFAALTGLSLSFLMGFSALFFAVAVRKVWARMFTDDEEIIALTSLVLPIIGLCELGNCPQTTGCGVLRGTARPKVGANINLGCFYLVGMPVAVGLAFYCKMDFEGLWIGLLAAQASCMITMMVVLLRTDWEFEARRAEELTGEYDDQQFDHHHKLISENQQDCLC